GCTGGCGCTCTAAAAAATACTAAATACAAAGTTGTAGCAAAAACCAAAACTGATACCACAAATACAGCTATCGAAAATGTTGCAAGTTTTTTATTGTCCATTAGTTCACCTCCTAAGAGAATTTATTGGTTTTTTGAAGAATCTTTATAATGAACAGTCTTTAAAATCAATATATCAACCCTTCTGTTTTTTGCTCTGTTTTCAGCAGTATCATTTTGTGCTACAGGATGATACTCGCTATATCCAGATGCCGAAATCCTCTTAGGGTCCATATTATTATTTTCAACTAAAAATCTAACCACATTGCTAGATCTTCCTACAGAAAGTTCCCAGTTCGAAGGGTATCTCGGGCTATTCATAGGAACATCATCCGTGTGACCTTCAATGCTTATGAACTTGTCTTTGAAATCTTCAGCGTTAAGAAGTTGAGCTATATAACTCATTATCTCTAATGATTCAGGTTTCAAGTCTGCGCTTCCTGAATCAAAAAGTATATTATCTTGAAATCTAAGTAAAAGTCCAGCCTCCTCTTCCAAAACTGTAACACTCTCTGAAAGCTGATTTTTATCTAAGTATTCTTGGATAGTATCCTCTAACTTTTGAAAATTTTGCATTTCAAGAACTTCGCTCGATGTATTTTCATCCATTAATCCACTATCAAGCATCGGAGCATTTTGAACTGTCGTTCCTCCGTCTAGCACTCCTAAAGCTCCACTAAATGATTGAATTATCGCTTCAAATTTTTTGGCATCTATCGATGAAAAAGAGAACAAAAGAACAAAGAAGCAAGGTCATCATATCTCCGTATGTAAGCATATATTCGGCAACTTTTTGCTTGCACTCTTCTGGCTTTTGTTTCTTAGCCATTAATCTTCTCCTCCATTTCCAGCTCCTATTCCAACTCTCATAGAAGGTGGTAAAAACGCTTTAAGCTTTTCTTCTATAATTCTTGGATTTTCTCCAGCTTGAATAGATAAAAGTCCTTCAACCATTATTTCTCTTTCTAATATTTCTTCTCCACTTTTTACTTTAAGCTTATTTGCCATAGGAGTAAAAAATAAGTTGGCTATAAGTGATCCATACAGTGTAGTGATTAAAGCTACCGACATTGATGGACCTATAGTTGATGGGTCATCCAGACTTCCAAGCATATTTATAAGACCGATAAGCGTACCAATCATACCAAATCCCGGTGCTGCTGTTGCCATTGATTCAAACAAACCTTGACCTGCTTTATGACGTTGCTCGATAAAATCAAGTTCCGTTTCAAGAAGGTTCCTAACTAGTTCTGGATCAGTTCCATCTACAACTAACATAAGCCCTTTTTTTAAGAATTCATCATCCAAAGCTTCAGTAGCTTCTTCAAGAGATAATAATCCTTCTTTTCTAGCTTTATTTGCTAATGTAATAATATCATTAATTATTTTACTTGGATTAGAGTCCCTATTAGCAAATGTTTTTTGAGTCAGCTTTATTATATCTTTTACTTGAGGTATAGGAAAAGCAACTAATGTGGCTGCAAGTGTACCCCCTACAACAATCATAATAGAAGCAGGATCAAGGAAGGCCCCTATGCTTCCGTTAAGCATAATCGAAACTATAATCAATATCAAACCCGAAACTA
This is a stretch of genomic DNA from Acetoanaerobium sticklandii. It encodes these proteins:
- a CDS encoding OmpA/MotB family protein, whose product is MFSFSSIDAKKFEAIIQSFSGALGVLDGGTTVQNAPMLDSGLMDENTSSEVLEMQNFQKLEDTIQEYLDKNQLSESVTVLEEEAGLLLRFQDNILFDSGSADLKPESLEIMSYIAQLLNAEDFKDKFISIEGHTDDVPMNSPRYPSNWELSVGRSSNVVRFLVENNNMDPKRISASGYSEYHPVAQNDTAENRAKNRRVDILILKTVHYKDSSKNQ
- a CDS encoding flagellar motor protein MotB, coding for MAKKQKPEECKQKVAEYMLTYGDMMTLLLCSFVLFFIDRCQKI
- a CDS encoding motility protein A, with amino-acid sequence MDLSTIIGIVSGLILIIVSIMLNGSIGAFLDPASIMIVVGGTLAATLVAFPIPQVKDIIKLTQKTFANRDSNPSKIINDIITLANKARKEGLLSLEEATEALDDEFLKKGLMLVVDGTDPELVRNLLETELDFIEQRHKAGQGLFESMATAAPGFGMIGTLIGLINMLGSLDDPSTIGPSMSVALITTLYGSLIANLFFTPMANKLKVKSGEEILEREIMVEGLLSIQAGENPRIIEEKLKAFLPPSMRVGIGAGNGGED